A window from Trinickia violacea encodes these proteins:
- a CDS encoding polysaccharide biosynthesis/export family protein, producing the protein MLKRCAATSLLLTAFLSGCAWAPGYNLNTSRLDDKDATPTETYPVHLITPTLLRNEAAAQSAPSPLPQARFGDASKYVYRISPQDILGITIWDHPELTTQQGQSFSTGGNTTQSIAGALAQPYTTALPGQADPFGQTVSADGTIFFPFIGRFKVAGKTTEEVRDQLSAALGPYIKNPQLDVRVLAYRGQKIQVTGDVKTPGPLAVTDVPLTLVDAVTRSGGANTDADLQRVRLTRNNQFYQIDLNGVLDRGDVRNNVMLQDGDIINVPDRSDSRVFVMGEVKTPMPVQMIRGRLTIADSLTNAGGILDTDANPRQVYVIRGLQGKQQGSPDIYRLDMTQPDSLLLSAQFQLQPMDVVYVGTASAVQVNRVIQQVLPALETAFYLKELTK; encoded by the coding sequence ATGCTGAAACGTTGCGCCGCGACTTCTCTTTTGCTGACGGCTTTTCTGTCAGGCTGCGCCTGGGCACCCGGCTACAACCTCAATACGTCGCGCCTCGACGACAAAGACGCGACGCCGACCGAGACCTATCCGGTCCATTTGATCACGCCCACGCTGCTCAGAAACGAAGCGGCCGCGCAGTCGGCGCCGTCTCCGTTGCCGCAAGCGCGCTTCGGCGATGCGTCGAAATACGTCTATCGCATTTCGCCGCAAGACATCCTCGGCATCACGATCTGGGACCATCCGGAGCTGACGACGCAGCAAGGCCAGTCGTTCTCGACCGGCGGCAACACCACGCAATCGATCGCCGGCGCGCTCGCGCAGCCGTACACCACGGCGCTGCCGGGCCAGGCCGATCCGTTCGGGCAGACGGTGTCCGCCGACGGCACGATCTTCTTTCCGTTCATCGGCCGCTTCAAGGTGGCGGGCAAGACGACCGAGGAAGTGCGCGACCAGCTTTCGGCGGCGCTTGGCCCTTACATCAAGAACCCGCAGCTCGACGTGCGCGTGCTCGCGTATCGCGGCCAGAAGATTCAAGTGACGGGCGACGTGAAGACGCCCGGTCCGCTTGCGGTCACCGACGTGCCGCTCACGCTCGTCGATGCCGTCACGCGCTCCGGCGGCGCGAATACCGATGCCGATCTGCAGCGCGTGCGCCTCACGCGCAACAACCAGTTCTATCAGATCGACCTGAACGGCGTGCTCGATCGCGGCGACGTGCGCAACAACGTGATGCTGCAAGACGGCGACATCATCAACGTCCCCGATCGCTCGGATAGCCGCGTGTTCGTGATGGGCGAAGTGAAGACGCCGATGCCCGTGCAGATGATCCGCGGGCGCCTGACGATCGCCGATTCGTTGACGAACGCGGGCGGCATTCTCGACACCGACGCGAATCCGCGCCAGGTCTATGTGATTCGCGGCCTGCAAGGCAAGCAGCAAGGCTCGCCCGACATTTACCGCCTCGACATGACCCAGCCCGATTCGTTGCTGCTGTCGGCGCAGTTCCAGTTGCAGCCGATGGACGTGGTCTACGTCGGCACCGCGAGCGCGGTGCAGGTCAACCGCGTCATCCAGCAGGTGCTGCCTGCGCTGGAGACCGCGTTCTATCTGAAAGAGCTGACGAAGTAA
- a CDS encoding glycosyltransferase family 4 protein, whose amino-acid sequence MHWFPERAGGLDRMYYSLVGALPGAGVAVRGMVAGSPRVAADTGGAIQGFGSAARSLPLRLMAARKMLANVVRAERPDVISSHFALYTFPGLDVLRGIPQVSHFQGPWADESHVEGADSLGQRAKHFLERTVYARSSRLIVLSDAFGQILHTRYGIPADRIRVVPGCVNVAQFDLDITKREARRRLQLPQDRPIVLAVRRLVKRMGLEDLIDAIKSVKERHPDVLLLIAGKGRLQDELQARIDASGLEDNVKLLGFVPDEHLAALYRAATISVVPTVALEGFGLITVESLAAGTPVLVTPVGGLPEAVAGLSKDLVLRSTGADAIAEGVGAVLDGAIALPDAQTCHAYARDHFDNAVIARRVAQVYEEAIAAG is encoded by the coding sequence ATGCACTGGTTTCCGGAGCGTGCGGGCGGCCTCGACCGCATGTACTACTCGCTCGTCGGCGCGCTGCCTGGGGCGGGCGTCGCGGTGCGCGGGATGGTGGCGGGCTCGCCGCGCGTGGCCGCCGATACCGGCGGCGCGATCCAGGGCTTCGGTTCGGCCGCGCGTTCGCTGCCGCTGCGCTTGATGGCGGCGCGCAAGATGCTGGCGAATGTCGTGCGTGCCGAGCGGCCCGATGTGATTTCGTCGCATTTCGCGCTCTATACGTTTCCCGGCCTCGACGTGCTGCGCGGCATTCCGCAGGTGTCGCATTTCCAGGGGCCGTGGGCGGACGAGAGCCATGTCGAAGGCGCCGATTCGCTCGGGCAGCGCGCGAAGCACTTTCTCGAGCGCACGGTGTACGCGCGCTCGTCGCGGCTGATCGTGTTGTCGGACGCGTTCGGGCAGATTCTTCATACGCGTTACGGCATTCCGGCGGACCGCATCCGCGTGGTGCCGGGCTGCGTGAACGTCGCGCAGTTCGACTTGGATATCACGAAGCGCGAGGCGCGCAGGCGCTTGCAACTGCCGCAAGACCGGCCGATTGTGCTGGCGGTGCGGCGGCTCGTGAAGCGCATGGGGCTCGAGGATCTGATCGACGCGATCAAGTCCGTGAAGGAGCGGCATCCGGACGTGCTGCTGTTGATCGCCGGAAAAGGGCGGCTGCAAGACGAACTGCAGGCGCGCATCGATGCGAGCGGTCTCGAAGACAACGTGAAGCTATTGGGCTTCGTGCCCGACGAGCATCTGGCGGCGCTTTATCGCGCCGCGACGATCAGCGTCGTGCCGACGGTGGCGTTGGAAGGCTTCGGCTTGATCACGGTCGAGTCGCTCGCGGCGGGCACGCCGGTGCTGGTGACGCCGGTTGGCGGTCTGCCGGAAGCCGTGGCGGGGTTGTCGAAGGACCTCGTGCTGCGCTCGACGGGAGCGGACGCGATTGCCGAAGGGGTCGGGGCGGTGCTCGATGGGGCGATCGCGCTGCCCGACGCGCAAACCTGTCACGCCTATGCTCGCGATCACTTCGATAACGCGGTGATCGCAAGGCGCGTGGCGCAGGTGTATGAGGAGGCGATCGCGGCGGGTTGA
- a CDS encoding glycosyltransferase, which produces MQATKVHVHLFYGADPRVYRKGEDFGCLYGYHHAESDEFALTYSRDAKESKPVSLARRALKLMLGFDLIHTLRNRDEILRSDVIWTHTEAEHLSVALVLLLAGERGRKPLLLAQSVWLFDKWSGYGALRRWFYRKLLARADVLTTLARDNAELCRRFLKRDALHVYYGLNMTDFPLAEPHAWQPHTPLRIAAIGNDRDRDWTTLVKAFGNDSRYTVRLATRRKIPKALHASNVQIAPASGLAKQRELYDWADIVVVPLRPNYHASGITVVLEAAALGKPVIASDVGGLSDYFTAQQVTYIPPYDPAALRHAADDLAAHPEATLCRAWAAGAQLTARSLTTQHFAQQHVQITRAMLGERGAPVARGRKSASDLAIAERAVPIERR; this is translated from the coding sequence ATGCAAGCGACCAAAGTGCACGTGCACCTCTTTTACGGCGCCGACCCGCGCGTCTACCGCAAGGGCGAAGACTTCGGCTGTCTGTACGGCTATCACCACGCGGAATCGGACGAGTTCGCGCTGACGTACTCGCGCGATGCGAAGGAAAGCAAGCCCGTGAGCCTAGCACGCCGCGCACTCAAGCTGATGCTCGGCTTCGACTTGATCCACACGCTGCGCAATCGCGACGAAATTCTGCGCTCGGATGTGATCTGGACGCACACCGAAGCCGAGCATCTGTCCGTCGCGCTCGTGCTGCTCCTGGCCGGCGAGCGCGGCAGGAAGCCGTTGCTGCTCGCGCAAAGCGTGTGGCTCTTCGACAAGTGGAGCGGCTACGGCGCGCTGCGCCGCTGGTTCTATCGCAAGCTGCTCGCGCGCGCCGACGTGCTGACGACGCTCGCGCGCGACAACGCCGAGCTGTGCCGCCGCTTTTTGAAGCGCGACGCGCTCCACGTCTACTACGGCCTGAACATGACGGACTTCCCGCTGGCCGAGCCGCACGCGTGGCAGCCGCATACCCCGCTGCGGATCGCGGCGATCGGCAACGATCGCGACCGCGATTGGACCACGCTCGTCAAAGCGTTCGGCAACGATTCACGCTATACGGTGCGGCTTGCCACTCGCCGCAAGATCCCGAAGGCGCTGCATGCATCGAACGTACAGATCGCGCCCGCTTCCGGGCTGGCGAAGCAGCGCGAGCTGTACGACTGGGCGGATATCGTCGTCGTGCCGCTGCGGCCGAACTACCACGCGTCCGGCATCACCGTTGTGCTGGAAGCGGCGGCGCTCGGCAAGCCGGTGATCGCATCGGACGTGGGCGGCCTGAGCGACTATTTCACCGCGCAGCAGGTCACCTACATTCCGCCGTACGACCCCGCCGCATTGCGCCATGCCGCCGACGATCTCGCCGCGCATCCCGAGGCCACGCTGTGCCGAGCGTGGGCGGCCGGCGCGCAGTTGACCGCACGCAGCCTGACGACGCAGCATTTCGCGCAGCAGCACGTGCAGATCACGCGGGCGATGTTGGGCGAGCGCGGCGCTCCGGTCGCGCGCGGGCGTAAGAGCGCGAGCGATCTCGCGATCGCCGAGCGCGCCGTGCCGATCGAGCGCCGCTAA
- a CDS encoding glycosyltransferase family 4 protein, whose translation MRVAIVTHVVRHNDGQGRVNYEIARAALEENISVTLVASHVAPELLANPRVRWVPIRIGRGWPSNLLRQQVFALKSALWLKKHRDEYDVLHVNGFISWAHADVNTAHFVHGGWFASPYYPFGLAKGPWSAYQFVYTAINSRLERWAYRRSRMVTAVSQKVAAEIRNTGVPAQKVGVIYNGVDTETFAAALGDRRKFGLPQDAFLLLFVGDLRTPRKNLGTVLQALTRLPQHVHIAVAGYLPGSPYPDEARALKIESRVHFLGLVKEMPALMHSVDAFVFPSRYEAMSLSLLEAMAAGLPVVTARTAGGAEIITTECGIVLDDPDDAAALANAIAGLAGDDRTRCAMGAAASRLARDFGWSRMAMQYIALYRQMAGAKGELPARTNSTLAPAQFASNEGAKQS comes from the coding sequence TTGAGAGTCGCCATTGTTACGCACGTGGTACGTCATAACGACGGACAAGGCCGCGTCAACTACGAAATCGCGCGCGCCGCGCTCGAAGAAAATATCTCGGTGACACTGGTCGCCTCGCACGTCGCGCCGGAATTGCTCGCGAATCCGCGCGTGCGCTGGGTGCCGATCCGCATCGGCCGCGGCTGGCCGTCGAATCTGCTGCGCCAGCAGGTGTTCGCGTTGAAGAGCGCGCTGTGGCTCAAGAAGCATCGCGACGAATACGACGTGCTGCATGTGAACGGCTTCATCTCGTGGGCGCACGCCGACGTGAACACCGCGCACTTCGTGCACGGCGGCTGGTTCGCGAGCCCGTACTACCCGTTCGGTTTGGCGAAGGGGCCGTGGTCGGCCTATCAGTTCGTCTATACGGCGATCAACTCGCGGCTCGAACGCTGGGCCTATCGGCGCTCGCGCATGGTCACCGCCGTCTCGCAGAAGGTTGCCGCCGAGATCCGCAATACCGGCGTGCCGGCGCAGAAAGTCGGCGTGATCTACAACGGCGTCGATACCGAGACGTTCGCCGCGGCGCTCGGCGACCGCCGCAAGTTCGGTTTGCCGCAGGACGCGTTCCTGCTGCTGTTCGTCGGCGATTTGCGCACGCCGCGCAAGAACCTCGGCACCGTGTTGCAGGCGCTCACGCGCCTGCCCCAGCACGTTCACATCGCCGTGGCCGGCTATCTGCCGGGCAGCCCCTATCCGGACGAGGCGCGTGCGCTGAAGATCGAATCGCGCGTGCACTTCCTCGGCCTCGTGAAGGAGATGCCGGCGTTGATGCACTCGGTCGATGCGTTCGTGTTTCCGTCGCGCTACGAGGCGATGAGCTTGTCGCTGCTCGAAGCGATGGCGGCGGGCTTGCCGGTCGTGACCGCGCGCACGGCGGGCGGCGCCGAGATCATCACGACCGAGTGCGGCATCGTGCTCGACGATCCCGACGACGCAGCCGCGCTCGCGAACGCCATCGCGGGCCTCGCCGGCGACGACCGCACGCGCTGCGCGATGGGGGCCGCCGCGAGCCGGCTCGCGCGCGATTTCGGCTGGTCGCGCATGGCGATGCAATACATCGCGCTGTATCGGCAGATGGCGGGCGCGAAGGGCGAACTGCCCGCGCGCACGAATTCGACACTCGCACCGGCGCAGTTTGCGTCCAATGAAGGAGCGAAACAATCATGA
- a CDS encoding glucose-6-phosphate isomerase — protein sequence MSTPNLARNFGAAPGEAKSAKSKKGGLFSTDPKHWAAQAILWFITLVLIVAHQGTVLTLAFPVLATMAGVWLYFKSPARYVGFMWWMWFLSPEVRRLADFAKGAFTPTSLIQIAPLAVTMLSGLTLLRHYRILAQRRGLPVLLILLGLTYAFLVGVVSSGPLAAIYDLTNWAYPILIGFHIMADSRNYPQYREAILSAFIWGMLIMGVYGMVQFFIMPPWDALWMLGSQMNSQGDPVPFGVRVFSTMNSSGPFAFAMMGSLIFMLAAAQRIRWLAGAAGFISFCLCLVRSTWGGWVIAVVIQLAKSSNRVRVRIIMSAILLAGLCVPLLAVGPVADRLATRLQTVTNLHDDQSYEARNQFYATFAQTAFTDVSGEGMGATGSSTKLSSDSGELGKYGSFDSGVMNIPFVLGWPGTLLYLSGIVWLLARAVRASFALGDDKFAGACLSLALAVFAMLVFTNSLVGTGGLLLFMSVFLLLSAAHWQKIQRVRLLRGSLSN from the coding sequence ATGAGTACACCCAACCTCGCACGCAACTTCGGAGCCGCGCCCGGCGAAGCGAAAAGCGCGAAGAGCAAGAAGGGCGGCCTCTTCAGCACCGATCCGAAGCATTGGGCGGCGCAGGCGATCCTGTGGTTCATCACGCTCGTCCTGATCGTCGCGCACCAGGGCACGGTGCTCACGCTCGCGTTCCCGGTGCTCGCGACGATGGCGGGCGTCTGGCTCTACTTCAAGAGCCCGGCGCGCTATGTCGGCTTCATGTGGTGGATGTGGTTCCTGAGCCCCGAAGTCCGGCGCCTGGCTGACTTCGCGAAGGGCGCTTTCACGCCGACGAGCCTGATCCAGATCGCGCCGCTCGCCGTGACGATGCTCTCCGGCCTCACGCTCCTGCGCCACTACCGGATCCTCGCGCAGCGGCGCGGCCTGCCGGTGCTCTTGATCCTGCTCGGACTCACGTATGCGTTCCTCGTCGGCGTGGTCTCGAGCGGGCCGCTCGCGGCTATATACGACTTGACGAACTGGGCCTATCCGATCCTGATCGGTTTTCACATCATGGCCGACTCGCGCAACTATCCGCAGTATCGCGAGGCGATTCTCTCGGCGTTCATCTGGGGGATGCTGATCATGGGCGTCTACGGCATGGTGCAGTTTTTCATCATGCCGCCGTGGGACGCGCTGTGGATGCTCGGCTCGCAGATGAACTCGCAAGGCGACCCCGTGCCGTTCGGCGTGCGCGTGTTCAGCACGATGAATTCCTCGGGGCCGTTCGCGTTCGCGATGATGGGCTCGCTCATCTTCATGCTCGCCGCCGCGCAGCGGATTCGCTGGCTCGCGGGGGCCGCGGGCTTCATCTCGTTCTGCTTGTGCCTCGTGCGCTCGACGTGGGGTGGCTGGGTGATCGCGGTTGTGATTCAGCTCGCGAAATCGAGCAACCGCGTGCGCGTGCGGATCATCATGAGCGCCATCCTGCTCGCCGGATTGTGCGTGCCGCTGCTCGCGGTCGGGCCGGTCGCGGACCGCTTGGCGACGCGTCTGCAGACCGTCACCAATCTGCACGACGACCAGAGCTACGAAGCGCGCAACCAGTTCTACGCGACGTTTGCGCAAACGGCTTTCACCGACGTCTCCGGCGAAGGCATGGGCGCGACGGGCTCGTCGACGAAACTATCGAGCGACAGCGGCGAGCTCGGCAAATACGGCAGCTTCGACAGCGGCGTGATGAACATCCCGTTCGTGCTCGGCTGGCCCGGCACGCTGCTCTATCTCTCGGGCATCGTCTGGCTGCTCGCGCGCGCGGTGCGCGCGTCGTTCGCGCTCGGCGACGACAAGTTCGCCGGCGCGTGCCTGAGCCTCGCGCTCGCGGTGTTCGCGATGCTCGTCTTCACCAATTCGCTCGTCGGCACCGGCGGCCTGCTGCTGTTCATGAGCGTGTTCTTGCTGCTGTCCGCAGCGCACTGGCAGAAGATCCAGCGCGTGCGGCTTTTACGGGGGAGTCTGTCAAATTGA
- a CDS encoding polysaccharide biosynthesis tyrosine autokinase, translating to MSTSLSTHTHTAPLAAIKTEEEDLVLGQLLQVILDDVWWLIGIALTIVAMAALYCYLAKPIYSADAHVRVETGDNNSQALTQTQTGAVINSGSQTLPTDAEIEIIKSRGVVAPVVEQCKLNFSVTPKTIPLLGSIAAHLAEPGKPGKPWLGLASYAWGGEIADVDSIEVTPSLENQKLTMTALGDGQYSLQSADGELLLRGRVGEQEKGNGVTITVNQLVARPGTQFKVMRANDLDAITAFQSAITVTEQGKQTGVIQISLEDKDPARAAEIANALAQSYLRQHIASKQEEASKMLTFLTSEEPRLKSDLERAEAALTQYQQQSGSINASDEAKVYLEGSIQYEQQIAALRLQIASMEQRYGNENPVMQTAKQQLTQLQGEQQKFSDRFRDLPASEVKAVALQRDAKVAEDIYVLLLNRVQELSVQKAGTGGNVHLVDPALRPGEPVKPKKVLILSAAVFLGLIVGTGVVFLRKNLFAGIDDPERVERNFGLPLYGLVPLSQELVKLELQNERMNRVDRPILALLRPKDVCVESLRSLRTSMQFTLMDAKNRVTVLTGPSPGIGKSFLTVNLAVLLANSGKRVLLIDGDMRRGSLERYIGGQRESGLSELLSGQISLEDAIRPTVVTGLDFVASGSRPPNPSELLMSPRLQAYLDGLSKRYDVIFIDTPPVLAVTDASIIAELAGSTFLVLRSGMHNEVEITDSLKRLRSAGIQVQGGIFNAMPQVNRGYGRAGYAAVQEYLTA from the coding sequence ATGAGCACAAGTTTGAGCACGCATACCCATACCGCCCCCCTCGCGGCGATCAAGACCGAGGAAGAGGACCTCGTCCTCGGTCAGTTGCTGCAGGTGATTCTCGACGACGTGTGGTGGCTCATCGGCATCGCGCTCACGATCGTCGCGATGGCTGCGCTGTACTGCTACCTCGCCAAGCCGATCTACTCGGCCGACGCGCACGTGCGTGTGGAAACAGGCGACAACAACTCGCAAGCGCTCACGCAAACGCAGACGGGCGCGGTCATCAACAGCGGCTCGCAGACGCTGCCCACCGACGCGGAAATCGAGATCATCAAGAGCCGCGGCGTGGTGGCGCCCGTGGTCGAGCAGTGCAAGCTGAATTTCTCCGTGACGCCGAAGACGATTCCGCTGCTGGGCAGCATCGCCGCGCATTTGGCCGAACCGGGCAAACCGGGGAAGCCGTGGCTCGGCCTCGCGTCGTATGCATGGGGCGGCGAAATCGCGGACGTCGATTCGATCGAAGTCACGCCGTCGCTCGAAAACCAAAAGCTCACGATGACGGCGCTCGGCGACGGCCAATACTCGCTGCAGTCCGCCGACGGCGAGCTGCTGTTGCGCGGCCGCGTCGGCGAGCAGGAGAAGGGCAACGGCGTGACGATCACGGTCAATCAGCTCGTCGCGCGTCCCGGCACGCAATTCAAGGTGATGCGCGCGAACGATCTCGATGCGATCACGGCATTCCAGTCCGCGATCACGGTGACCGAGCAAGGCAAGCAGACGGGCGTCATCCAAATCTCGCTCGAAGACAAAGACCCGGCGCGCGCGGCGGAAATCGCCAATGCGCTCGCGCAGTCGTACCTGCGCCAGCACATCGCGAGCAAGCAGGAGGAGGCGAGCAAGATGCTGACCTTCCTGACAAGCGAAGAGCCGCGCCTGAAGTCCGATCTCGAACGCGCCGAGGCCGCGCTCACGCAATATCAACAGCAGTCGGGCTCGATCAACGCCAGCGACGAAGCGAAGGTCTACCTCGAAGGCAGCATCCAGTACGAGCAGCAGATCGCGGCATTGCGGCTGCAGATCGCGTCGATGGAACAGCGCTACGGCAATGAGAACCCGGTCATGCAGACCGCGAAGCAACAGCTCACGCAACTTCAAGGCGAGCAGCAGAAGTTCTCCGACCGCTTCCGCGACTTGCCCGCATCGGAAGTGAAGGCAGTGGCGCTGCAGCGCGATGCGAAGGTTGCGGAAGACATCTACGTGCTGCTGCTCAATCGCGTGCAGGAGCTCTCCGTGCAGAAGGCGGGCACCGGCGGCAACGTGCATCTGGTCGACCCCGCGCTGCGTCCAGGCGAGCCGGTCAAGCCGAAGAAGGTGCTGATCTTGTCGGCGGCGGTGTTCCTGGGGCTCATCGTCGGTACGGGCGTCGTGTTCCTGCGCAAGAACCTGTTCGCGGGCATCGACGATCCGGAACGCGTGGAGCGCAACTTCGGCCTGCCGCTCTATGGTCTCGTGCCGCTGAGTCAGGAACTCGTCAAGCTCGAGCTGCAGAACGAGCGCATGAATCGCGTCGACCGGCCGATCCTCGCGCTCTTGCGGCCGAAGGATGTCTGCGTCGAAAGCCTGCGCAGTCTGCGCACCTCGATGCAGTTCACGCTGATGGATGCGAAGAACCGCGTGACGGTGCTGACCGGTCCCTCGCCTGGCATCGGCAAGAGCTTCCTGACTGTGAATCTCGCGGTGCTGCTCGCGAATTCCGGCAAGCGTGTGCTGTTGATCGACGGCGACATGCGGCGCGGCTCGCTCGAGCGCTATATCGGCGGCCAGCGTGAGAGCGGTTTGTCCGAATTGCTGAGCGGACAGATCTCGCTGGAGGACGCGATTCGTCCGACTGTCGTGACGGGCCTCGATTTCGTAGCGAGCGGCTCGCGTCCGCCGAATCCGTCGGAGCTGCTGATGTCGCCGCGTCTGCAGGCGTATCTGGACGGTTTGAGCAAGCGCTATGACGTGATCTTCATCGATACGCCGCCGGTGCTCGCCGTTACCGATGCCTCGATCATCGCGGAGCTGGCCGGCTCGACCTTCCTCGTGCTGCGCTCGGGCATGCACAACGAAGTCGAGATCACAGATTCGCTCAAGCGTCTGCGCTCGGCGGGCATTCAAGTGCAAGGCGGCATCTTCAACGCAATGCCGCAAGTCAACCGTGGCTACGGTCGCGCGGGCTATGCGGCCGTGCAGGAATATCTGACTGCCTGA
- a CDS encoding glycosyltransferase family 2 protein encodes MKVSVLVPTYRRPADLARCLIALQRQMKKPDEVIVVARPEDDATHERLADPAVRGNLPLRVALIEVPGQVAALNRGLDASSGDVIAITDDDAAPRPDWLQRIAAAFKLDPRLGALGGRDWVHERGRVLDGERDQVGKILPSGKIIGNHHLGVGAAREVDMLKGANMSYRRAAIAGLRFDERLRGAGAQVHNDMAFSMGVKRAGWKLVYDPHVAVDHYPAERFDDNRRDVQTMAAVRNAAYNLHLVLREHLPPIKRETAWWWYTLVGTRVYPGLVHAVLSATSKDGATVRSRWRAVRLGAQDARRATS; translated from the coding sequence ATGAAAGTATCCGTACTGGTACCGACCTACCGCCGGCCCGCCGATCTCGCGCGCTGCCTGATCGCGCTACAGCGGCAGATGAAGAAGCCGGATGAAGTGATCGTCGTCGCGCGTCCCGAGGACGACGCGACGCATGAGCGGCTCGCCGATCCCGCGGTGCGCGGCAATCTACCGCTGCGCGTCGCGCTGATCGAAGTGCCGGGGCAGGTCGCGGCGCTCAACCGCGGCCTCGATGCGTCGTCGGGCGACGTGATCGCGATCACCGACGACGATGCCGCGCCGCGTCCCGACTGGCTGCAGCGCATCGCGGCGGCGTTCAAGCTCGATCCGCGGCTCGGTGCGCTCGGCGGGCGAGACTGGGTGCACGAACGAGGCCGCGTGCTCGACGGCGAGCGCGATCAGGTCGGCAAGATCCTGCCGTCGGGCAAGATCATCGGCAACCACCATCTCGGCGTGGGCGCCGCGCGCGAAGTCGACATGCTCAAGGGCGCGAACATGAGCTACCGGCGCGCCGCGATCGCCGGCCTTCGCTTCGACGAGCGTCTGCGCGGCGCGGGCGCGCAGGTCCACAACGACATGGCGTTCAGCATGGGCGTGAAGCGCGCGGGCTGGAAGCTCGTGTACGACCCGCACGTGGCCGTCGATCACTACCCGGCCGAACGCTTCGACGACAACAGGCGCGACGTGCAGACGATGGCCGCCGTGCGCAATGCCGCCTACAACCTGCATCTCGTGCTGCGCGAGCATCTGCCGCCGATCAAGCGCGAAACCGCGTGGTGGTGGTACACGCTGGTCGGCACGCGCGTCTATCCGGGGCTCGTGCACGCGGTGCTGTCGGCAACCTCGAAAGACGGCGCGACGGTCCGCTCGCGCTGGCGCGCGGTGCGCCTCGGCGCGCAAGACGCGCGGCGGGCGACGTCGTGA
- a CDS encoding low molecular weight protein-tyrosine-phosphatase, translating into MFKNILVVCHANVCRSPAAELLFSARRPNKSIEFHSAGLRAQDGASIDPTMRRLLAANGIDSTEHRAKRLNLRYIRDADLILVSERQQIAAVESIEPTARGKVHLLGKWEDSDVADPYGGHEDAYRQSFALIEHLVTGWLKKIC; encoded by the coding sequence ATGTTTAAAAACATCTTAGTGGTGTGCCACGCAAATGTTTGCCGAAGCCCCGCAGCGGAGCTGCTATTCAGTGCCAGGCGCCCAAACAAAAGCATCGAATTTCACTCGGCGGGACTGCGCGCCCAAGACGGCGCCTCAATAGACCCGACGATGCGGCGCCTCTTAGCCGCCAATGGGATCGACAGCACGGAACACCGCGCCAAGCGCCTGAACCTGCGCTATATCCGCGACGCGGACCTGATCCTGGTCAGCGAGCGACAGCAAATCGCAGCAGTGGAATCCATCGAGCCTACCGCTCGCGGGAAGGTCCATCTGCTCGGCAAATGGGAAGACTCGGACGTCGCCGATCCCTACGGCGGCCACGAAGACGCCTATCGCCAGAGCTTCGCCCTCATCGAACATCTCGTCACCGGATGGCTGAAAAAAATATGCTGA